The following DNA comes from Meles meles chromosome 8, mMelMel3.1 paternal haplotype, whole genome shotgun sequence.
cctgagttgaaggcagaggctttaacccactgagccacccaggtgcccccagagtgaTTCTTTACTTTATGTGGAAATGGAAAGGACCcagaattaaacaaaacaaagctaaaaaataagaacaaagttggaggatttacCCTGTCTGATTTCAAGAGTTTCTTGAAAGATTCTCTAATCAAGATACCTAGTATTGACATAAAGAGAGTATAAATTGATGGAATAGACAGTAGCtctagaaatatatatgtatagctAATTTATTTTCAATGAGATTAGCTATGCAACTGAAAGCAATGCAACTGAAAACCATTTTCAATAAATGCTACTGGACAATTAGAAATCCATAcgataatgaatgaaaaaaggattatacacagaaatataaaatttaaaactagaaagtacttagaagaaaacataagaaaaaatcttGTATTGTGTGGTAAATAGGACAAATAAAACATAAaccctaaaagaaaaaagttcataaACTGGATTTTATCAATATTAAAAacttgtgctttttaaaagactgtaaaaAAATGCAAACCACATACTAGAGgacaatgtttataaaatatgtatctgataaaggacttatatctagaatatataatatatgaataacagtaaaacacattatatatattttgcttaCAACTCAATATTGAGACAAAGTACTtaattagaaaatggaaaaaagtgaataagcacttcattagggaaatgcaaactgaaatcAAATCAAACACCgagtttaaagtttaaaattacaAAACTGACATACTAAGTGTTAGCAAGGATTTGGACAAGGTGGAACTCCCATAATGATAGGGATGCTTTGAAAGCAATTTTTCAGCTTCTTATAAAGCTAAAATTACATTAATCATAAACCCAGTAATCTTACTCCTACTCCTACAtattacccaagagaaatgaaagcatatgccCACAAAATAAACTGAATGTTAATGTTcagagtattttatttatcaaagacCCAAACTGGAATCAGTTCAGGTATCTATtaagaaatgaatggataaacaaattgtgttaGTCATCCAATAGAATAAAGTTTGCCAATAAAAAGGAATGGCATTGTTCCTTATTCATACAAGCAACAACATGGGTGAGCATCAAACTCATCGTGCTAAGTTAAAGTAGATATGAAAGACTTCATAGTTGATACTTACACTTGCATGGAATTCTAGAATagcaaatatatagtaaaggCAGACTCCTGGTTGTCTGGGCCCAGAAAATGGGATGAGGAATGTGTCTtcaaagaggagggagagaacttTTTGGAGTGATAGAAACattctatatcttgattgtgctattgtttatatacatatttatcaaaatgcattgaactatacacttaaaatggtgaattttattatGTAGaccaataataaaatattaaaatagatatGGCAGAACTTAAAGGTAATGAATTCTCTCAAAAGTCTGAAAAACGCTCATAGAGGATAGAAAAGAGGAGAGTAACTCCAACAtctgaataataataatcctagaaagaaagaacaaagagattTGGTAGGAAGACAATTATCAATGAAGGGTATAAGAAAAATTGCCAGGAGTAGAGGATTTGTGTTGCTAGAGTGAAAGAACActctaaaagaaaacagatataCCAAGACATATTATTGTGAAATTTGAGAACACTGTGGATGAAGATCCTAAGAGTTTTCagggaggaagtgagggagggatagagagagaaagaaaaagatggttgtaagatggggtgggatggggaggtggacaagatagatagatagatagatagatagacaggaTCACATAATACATAAAGGAACAGAAATGAGAATGCTATTGGACTTCTCCTTGACAATACTAGGATCTAGGAAGGAGGGGATCTAACAGGAGAGCAGCAAATGGAATTCCAGGCTGATGGCCATGCACGGGGTCTCAAAAACAATCATTCCAGATACACACAGAAGGCAGAAGCCTCCAGCAGTAAAAGGAAACTGACAGATTGTTCTATATGTTTGGAAATTAATATTGATGAGTATTTGATAGATATTATGCAGCATGTGAAAATATGAAGGATAGATACATGGCACTGGGAAATTATTATCAATCCCAGGAAAAATTTCAGATAGTACAAACAGGAAACATAATTAGAATATAGTATTTGGGTTGCTGGTTATTCATATAGTGATGGTTATTTGTATAATGTGGGCATTAagtattgagaaagaaaaattataactgAAAGGACAGGAACAGGAAGTGGGGTAGGAGAGTGTCAGAGAAGAACCCACACATATTTTAAGTGGAAATAATGAATTCAAATGAACAACTATTATAAAGTTAGACTCCATTATTTACTGATCCATGAATAAATGTCTAAAATAGAGGAATCCCTTCACTATGAAAGGGTTTGAATTCTTGGCGATAACATCCTTCGTATCTGGGATTTGCTGCCCATATCTGTTCAGTCACAATGGGCCAAAGGACTACCAGGAAGCATAAAAATGGAGTATCAAGACATATGGTCCTTCCTGCCCCCATGAGTAAAGGCAGCCCTACCTTCCTTGCTGATTGGGGTCAATTATTTTTGCCAGGATGGTGAATCTACTTCTCGTCTGCTGGTTACAGGACTCCTAAGTACCCTCGTGACAACTGTAACTTAGAGTTTATTGGGACCCCTGTGTCCTCTGGCATTTTGTCATCTAAAGTCTAGCTCTTTATGCTCCCACTCTTTATTCATTCCTGCCATCTTACTTATGGGCTCAAAATTTTAGTCAGATTTGATCCgtggttctttcttctctttccatctctctcaaaCCAGAGAGATACTAAATCCTATTCTTCCAAGATCTTATCTCTTGGCACTATTCTTACTTTACTATCTCCACTGCTTGTGAAACCTTAGCTGATGTTTCTGTTTTTAGTCTCTCCCTGTTTTAGCTAATCTTGAATGCTAGGGCtgttgaaaatatcttttccatGCTAGAGTATAGATTtgaatgataatgatgatgatgatggtgatagcaACAACATAATTTTTATGTCTTCCATGTTTAAGTAATGGAAATGGCACCATTTataattattatccccattttaagatAAGTAATTTGAAGCTCAGGAGAGGTTAAACCAAGTTTCCAAGgctacacagctagtaagtggcagagctaggaaCTGTAGAGATTAGTTTGATTCCACATACAATTTCTCATTTAACTGGAATATATTCATAGTGAAAGAAGCTGCTTCTAATAATCTTTCTGGGCAAATGCATGTAGACTAGGACCAATCCAAATGAACCCCATTTATCACTTTCTACTTCCTATCTAATAAAGGGATGGGAAGGTTGGGCAGATGTCTGTTTTGGGGACAAAAAGATGCGCTTATTTTTATACTTGTTGAGTTCAGGGTGACAACAGgatggcattttatttatttatttatttattaaaagagtttatttatgtatgtgacagagagagatcacaagtacacagagagacaggcagagagagagagaggaggaagcaggcccccctgtcgagcagaaagcctgatgcggggctctatcacaggaccctgggatcacaacctgagccaaaatcagtagtcagatgcttaacagattgagccactcaggtgcccctatatcatATGACTTCTGATAGATGAATTTAATTTTATGCCCATCTTAAGAGCCCAACTGGTTATATCAACTGAAGACATTTCAGCTGCCATCTTTTCTCTCTGGAcaggctctctctctgactttatGGTTGGAATTGTGGCTTATTCTTGTATTTCTCTTCTGTGGAGTGAAGGGTACTGACCTCACTCCACTCTGGTGCTGCCTGAAGGTCTACCAGACATATGAGGTTTCATGCATGTGCATGAGGTATATATACAAAGACACTGTATTATACATATTTTCCACATTAGTATGTTATAATCCATGCCTCACATATATTTTAGTGTTAGCAATAAATAGAACAAGAAATCCATTATACAGAGATTCAAATTTGGGGAAAGATAGTTCTGCAACAAAAGTAACTTAATCAAGAAgatttatttctacatttctttCTGCTTGTATTGGAACAAGCCAATAGTAAAAACAACTTTATAGAAGCCCTGGTTCTCTTGAAATAAAATCTAGAGGCATTTGAAATGGAGTTCCCATGGAAACCACCTCTGGGgtgaaaaaaatctcagaactTTTTTTCTGGTGTTGCATCATGTATTCAATAACCCTAAGATTCCTAGAGGAAAGTGAACATTTAATAAACTCCCGAGGTCTTCTTTGCCCTTGGGTCTTAAGGAGAGTTTACTTATagtacttactttattttttttgataatggattgttttttctatttcttaaatatgtGTAGTGGGATTGAGAACAGGGATTGGGATTCATTAGAGTTGCTCTGGGCCATGGAAATTTCTCAGTGTAAACAGACAGATGAGGCACAGTCATTGTTGAGTCTTAGCCAAGGGTGAGCAAGTCCTCACtgatgtgtgtgcacacactcacaaacacacacacgcatacgtACAGGGGTTTTAGTTGGATTTGCCCTAGGAAGATGGATCTCTGTTTTTGCATTTTGGTTTCTTAAGGTCTCCAGAGGTTTTCAGCCCTGAACACTGAACAGAAAACATAACTCATCTGCTGACACTTGAGTTTATCCAAAGAGAGACCTATTTTTTTGGATAGAAAATTTGCCATGCTTAATATATAAAAACCCCTAGAAAAGTTGCCACACAAAATTTTGTTAGTCTTTAACTAATAACCTACATTGTGTGACTTGTGATTGTCTAAAACCTCATCAAGGTCTCTTGACCCTCTATGTTGTTATGACCATCAGAATTTCCTCCCTCAGATCCAGTAATGTGGGCGAACATACTGCGTTTAAAGTGCAGGACAAAAATGTGATGCCGTGGAAAGTTGTTGCATTGAGCCATGAATGTCCACTGTTTTATTAGAGTAACTGATcttacaaaaaaaatatttttcaggtcCCTTTCAAAGTCATCACTCGAATGTCAGATTATTCTATTTCAAACTGGAATCTGTAAACGTTGCCTTTTCTATCCCTGTCCCTCGCATTCCTTTTCCTCATATAACTTTTCATATTACAAGtttcacctctttctttcacatattttctgtcttttcccaCTTGAATAAAAGCCCTATGAGGGCAGGAATCACTTTGTGTTTTTTCACTGAAGAAATCACTGGGCCTTGGAAGAGTTTCAGGGATGGGGTAGATGTTCAGTTGGTAGGTGTTGAAAGAATGGCATCCTTGTTCAAAGTCTTTCATCAACTCTCCATTATCTGACATACTGGCTGAAGAATCTGTTCTCTGCCTTTAGGTCTTCACAGAAGCTGTTATTAGTTGTTGGGCAAGTATTTGCTTTTAATAACGAAGCTTAAAATGAAAGATCAAGTAGtggagaaaatttatttttaagcttggTGAAGGTGCAAATAATTCTTGGTATATATTGGATGTGACTGAAATAATGAATATCCTTCTCTAAAGTCCGATTCCCCTAATATTACCTTTCCTGATTTTAATACTTCCTACATTCCCTTAAAGTTACACATGCATTTGTTTTTATCTATAAAGACTCTTATGAGATCTCAGTAAGTAAAAAATCCTATTTCAGAGATTTTACTGTCACTTAGAAAGAGGTAGCATGCTTAGCGACTAAGACTAAGAAGGTTAGAATTGGACAGATGAGGGTCTGACTCAAGATTCTGGAAGCTGTGTACCTTTCACTTTAAAGGAGAGTTTAGTAGGTCTAATTTATAAGGCTGTTTTGAGGAATAAGCAAAGTACTATTTTTTTGTGCATTGTTTTAGAAACTTGGTTTTGGTACTAAGGGTACTGGATCCATACTGTTtggtacacagtaagtgctcagtacaGGGAAGCAAGTACTATTTTTCCCCATAAGGCTTTGTTGTTAATTGTGTGTACCAAGATGTAAGTAGAATGAGAGGCTCTGTCACGGTAAGCCACATCCGGCATTATCAAGGACGCAAACAAATTCTCTTCTTCCTTAGGGAAGGGGGGGTCTCGGGAGCAGTGATCCTGAGGGAGTCTCTGTAACTACATCCCTGAGATCTCGAATCCAGAATAAAACTCCGTAGTCTCCTGTTATCCATGGGCATTAGAAAAGGATGCTGTCTCAGGCCTAGAATTTGGAGACTTGAGCCAAAGCCACAATCAGATCAAGTTCAGCTCAGCAAGACAGCTAGAGGTTTTGATCCTCAAAgtagagaagcagaagcagagggtCTGAGCTCTGAGTTGTCACTTTCTGTTCACTGGGGCCATTTGAGTGTCCATGAAGGAGATGGATGAGAGCCAGTGGAGAAAAGCACTGTGACTGGAAGCTGAAGGAGGTGAGTGCCTGTCGGACCTGGTCTGTCTTATAGCAGAGGGGGTAAAAGCTCAAAGCCCAGGACCCAGACTGCCCGAGTTCACCTTCTACTGTAACTTAGCAGCACCAGGACTGGGGCAAGTCACTTAGGTCCAGaatcctcatctgtgaaatgggcatactCACAATGCCAGACAGCATTTAGAACAGCGCCTATCCCATAGCTGGTACTCAGTAAACGTTTCTATCCTTGTCTTCTTTATGTCACTCCCTGCACTTCTGTGGCATgtagccttctctctctctgtctcagtgacttgtttctttttcccttacaGACCCTCTGAGAGGACAATGGCCGCAGATAACACCTCCTCTGTGACAGAGTTTGTCCTGGCAGGCTTAACAGATGAGCCAGAACTCCAGATGCccctcttcttcctgtttctagGTTTCTATGTGGTCACGGTGGTGGGGAACCTGGGCCTGATAACCCTGATTGGGCTGAATTCTCACCTTCATattcccatgtactttttcctcctCAACTTGTCCTTCATAGATTTTAGTTATTCCACTACTCTCACCCCTAAAATGCTCATGGGTTTTGTCTCAAAGAGAAATCTCATTTCCTATGCAGGGTGTatgactcagtttttttttttctgcttctttgtcttttctgaaTCCTACATCTTGTCGGCGATGGCATATGACCGTTATGTTGCCATCTGTAAACCACTGCTGTACGCAGTCACCATGTCTCCTCAGGCGTGTTTCCTCCTTTTGTTGGGTGTTTATGGGATGGGGGTGTTTGGGGCTGTGGCCCATATGGGAAACATAATGTTTATAACCTTTTGTGCTGACAACCTTGTCAATCACTATATGTGTGATATCATTCCCCTCCTTGAGCTCTCCTGCAATAGCTCTTACATAAATTTGCTGGTGGTCTTTATTGTTGTGACCATCGGCATTGGGGTGCCCATTGTGACCATTTTCATCTCTTATGGTTTCATTCTTTCTAGTATTCTCCATATTAGTTCTACTGAGGGCAGATCCAAAGCCTTCAGTACCTGCAGTTCCCATATAATTGTGGTATCTCTTTTCTTTGGATCCGGAGCTTTTATGTACCTCAAACCACCTTCTATTTTACCCCTTGACCAGGGGAAGGTGTCTTCTGTATTCTACACTGCTGTGGTGCCCATGTTCAACCCATTAATCTACAGTCTGAGGAACAAGGATGTCAAAATTGCCCTGAAGAGAACCTTAGGCAGAAAAATCTTCTCTTGAAAATGACTGAGAAAGGAGATCCAAAGTTTTGTTTATcagagtgtttctttttcttttctatgagGGAAACAAATGCCAATGCTTGTTCTCCTATTcttagaggaaaaattttaaattttatgttcttaAGCATAAGTATTCTCTCTACTCCTTATTCCACCCTAA
Coding sequences within:
- the LOC123949417 gene encoding olfactory receptor 8B12-like, which encodes MAADNTSSVTEFVLAGLTDEPELQMPLFFLFLGFYVVTVVGNLGLITLIGLNSHLHIPMYFFLLNLSFIDFSYSTTLTPKMLMGFVSKRNLISYAGCMTQFFFFCFFVFSESYILSAMAYDRYVAICKPLLYAVTMSPQACFLLLLGVYGMGVFGAVAHMGNIMFITFCADNLVNHYMCDIIPLLELSCNSSYINLLVVFIVVTIGIGVPIVTIFISYGFILSSILHISSTEGRSKAFSTCSSHIIVVSLFFGSGAFMYLKPPSILPLDQGKVSSVFYTAVVPMFNPLIYSLRNKDVKIALKRTLGRKIFS